Proteins encoded together in one Zonotrichia leucophrys gambelii isolate GWCS_2022_RI chromosome 1, RI_Zleu_2.0, whole genome shotgun sequence window:
- the TNFSF11 gene encoding tumor necrosis factor ligand superfamily member 11: MRRASRDYTKYLRGSEELGSGAAHESAPAPPPPPPPAHPHPPSASRSLLAALVLLGLGQVVCSVALFLYFRAQMDPTRISKEHAHCVRTLFGPQESTDLHDASFESQEAKLMPESCRSVKQALQRAVQREVQRAMGRMPPRPEKAAMEALGLELYKRNKPEKQPFAHLIIDDKNIPSGTRKVNLTSWHHDKGQANLSNMTFNDGKLIVNQDGFYYLYANICFRHHETSGNLTKRGLQLMVYVVKTSLKIRRLDVLMKGGSTKYWSGNSEFHFYSVNVGGFFKLKSGEMISIQVSNPLLLDSSQEATYFGAFKVRDLD; this comes from the exons ATGCGTCGCGCCAGCCGAGACTACACCAAGTACTTGCGCGGCTCCGAGGAGCTGGGCAGCGGCGCCGCCCACGAGAGcgccccggcgccgccgccgcccccgccgcccgcgcaCCCGCACCCGCCGTCCGCGTCCCGCTCCCTGCTCGCCGCCCTCGTCCTGCTGGGGCTCGGGCAGGTGGTCTGCAGCGTCGCCCTCTTCCTCTACTTCCGAGCGCAG ATGGACCCTACTAGAATTTCAAAAGAACATGCACACTGTGTCAGAACACTTTTTGGACCCCAGGAAAGTACAGATTTGCATGATGCCTCCTTTGAAAGTCAAGAAGCGAAGTTAATGCCAGAATCCTGTAGAAGTGTGAAACAGGCTCTCCAAAGGGCGGTGCAGAGG GAGGTCCAGCGTGCTATGGGAAGAATGCCACCAAGACCAGAAAAAG CTGCAATGGAGGCATTAGGACTTGAACTGTACAAGAGGAACAAACCCGAGAAGCAGCCATTTGCCCATCTCATTATTGATGATAAGAATATTCCATCTG GAACTCGCAAAGTGAACCTCACATCCTGGCATCATGACAAAGGCCAGGCAAACTTATCAAATATGACGTTCAACGATGGAAAACTGATTGTTAATCAAGATGGATTTTACTATCTTTATGCCAATATTTGTTTTAGACATCATGAAACTTCAGGAAACTTGACTAAAAGAGGGCTTCAGTTGATGGTTTATGTGGTAAAGACAAGCCTTAAAATAAGGCGCTTGGATGTGTTGATGAAGGGAGGAAGCACCAAATACTGGTcaggaaattcagaatttcatttttattctgtaaatgtagggggattttttaaattaaaatccgGAGAAATGATAAGTATCCAGGTATCAAACCCATTGCTACTGGATTCTTCGCAAGAAGCAACTTACTTTGGAGCATTTAAAGTTAGAGATTTAGATTGA